The genomic DNA CTAAGGAGACCTGACATGAAAATGACCGAAGAAATACCTGAAGGCCTGCTCAACCTCCTCGAGATGGTTGTGCGGTGCTATGACTGCTGACTATCATGCGGCGCTCACCTCGTCGTTGTCGATGAAGAGGGCCGCGAGATAGTACGGAAGGAGCTCGTGACTGGCGGTGGATGAAGGTACGGCCGCAAACTCTGGGCTGTACTCGACGACCTTGCAAGGGTCGCCGTCACCCTCCTTCTTTCCCCTTTGTTTTATTGCTTAATACTGTAGATATTCACTAAGAGATAGCAGTCGTGAAAATGTCGTTTATATTGTTTTGAAAAAATCGATCCATTTCATCGCTGGAACCCCTGCAACCTTTAGTTTTAGACAATCTTTAATATATTTGGACATAACTCCGGTACGGGCAATTCGTCCAAAATTATGGCCTCCGTTATATTCAGGTTTGTCTTCTATTTTTTCGCGCCCTGTAGGATATGGCTTTACATCAGTGGGCATCATGATCTTACGACTTGTTTCTGTAGCACGTTGTTTTTGCCACCACCAATTCCGATATTCAGCTACATACCGACATGGCTTAATAAATGGATTAAAAATAATTGGCTGCCCAGATAATACGTTTTCTAGTGCCCATGGATATAATACAAGAAGGTCTTGTTCTGTACATGCATTAGCGTTTACCTTAAACCGTGCACTTGGAACTTTTTCTTTAGACAAGAGATACCAACTTTTGAGTTCAATACCAAGGAGAGGGTCTGGATTATCTTTCTTGACAAGTCTAACATCCGGGAATATTTCCGCTTCTCTAATAAAATAATATTCTGTGTATTTGTCGTCCGGATCCCATACGGAATGTAGTTTATTTAATGATGCAACTATGTTTGTTTCAATAGCAGCAGCGATAAGGCTCCCAAGGGTGAAAATATCCGTTGCCTCGATTCCTGATATAGATATTTTAGCCTCAAAATAATTAGGTAGAAGAATCAGCGTCTTTTTCACATTCGTCCATAGAGAGAAATGTTTCCAAGCCGATGGCTCCTTTTCTGTAGGTTTCTTGGTCATGTTGCATCAATCGCTCCGTAGCCATTTTAAAAAGATTAACATTAATTTCCGCAGAATAACATTGTCTTCCAAGCTCAAGAGCAGCCACTGCACCCGTACAGAGACCACCAAATGGTTCCCATACGATATCATTCTCATCAGAAGTCGCTCTGATTATTAATTTAATTAACTCTAACGGTTTTTGATTGGGGTGTAATGCCTTGCCGCTCTTGGCCCACATTCGCTCGCTACTATGAAGCGAAGGAGTACGCCAAACGTTTGTGACACCTACTTCACAATAGAACTTTGAGCGCATTACTTGCCATTCGGCCTTTGTAAGGGGTCTGATCCCGTCTAAAGAGAAATACGGACGCCCTGAAGGATCTCCGTATTTATTTACATATTTTACCATTTTTGAAAATGCATCAGGTGGTGGAAAATAGAAGAGATGATCTTTTGTCAGATATTTTCTAGTTGCTGCATTCTTTACACCGCATGCCTCATTGGCCTTATATAACGGAATCCCGGAGCGTTCCCATTCGTGACGAAGCCATCTTTGCATAGAAACTTTTTCACCATCGATCTGGAATTCTGCTTTTTTTATGTACAATACACAGACTTCAGTGACTACCGGAAATTGACGTAATGTTTCTGTATTTGAGTTACCCGCGACGTGAGCAATTCCCTTGTCCCACACATTACAACTTACGTATTCCCAGCCATATTTTTCAAGGATAGGGTGTACTTTTGCCCAACCAATTTCGCGGTTCCAAAACCATAAGGATGTAAGTGGTGTAGCATGTTCTGACCATTTTTTTATGTGCGGTTCATACCATTCGGCAAGGTCGTGTGCAGTTCTAGGGTCTCCGGTCCATTGCGCAAGACCATAGGCCCCATCGGATATGATTACAGTTGGGGATGGCCATTTGTCATATAGTTCCATAACATCGCAGTTGTAAAGATGGACACCATCCTTTTCGACTGGATTATCACATCGGCCATCATTATCCAAAGGATCACACTCAATTAGTTGTACCAAGGAGCTGTTATCATTCATAATCCTCGTCTTTACCTTATTAACGCCACGATGGATTACTTGTGTATTTGATCACTTAGATGTACCAAGTTCCTCTTTACTTTCATTTAGTGGTTTGTTACTATTTTGTTTACTGCTCACCCACATGTAACCAAAGATCAATAGAAAGGTCACTAGTGCCATTACAAAGGTAAGAGTGCCTGACTCCAAAATGCCTGCATTTAGTGACTGGGGAATATCCTGAAAGATTCTCAGAGCGCAACTGTCCCCCTCGATGATCGTGCCATTGATACGTAATACTGTATCTCCAGTGGCATAGAATCTATACGTCATAGATGCATAAGCCGTAACCAGTTCATTGTTATCCGAATCGGATGTTTCAGATGAGTGAATTGATCGCGTGAATAGTACGGTTCCATTTAATTGAAGGCTGACTATTGCAGAGGCTGACACGGAGTCATAGTCTTGGTGTGCGACATCGATATCAACATCGTAATAGTGGCCGCCGCTGACGGTGATCATTGTTGATATGTTCTTATTTGGTGAACTTTCGGAATGGATAAGGTGTTCATCACGTAACGTAAATAGGTTCACAATTGAGACTGCACTGATTATCAGCATCACAACCGATATTAAAATAGAAATCTTCAAAATTTTCTTCTTGTTCATCATTTATCGACCTTTACATATTTAGTGACCACGAGAATCACAGATAATGTTTTTACGTACTGATAGACCCCTATAACATCAAAAAATTGTCTATACAAATTTGTTGTAATTATTTTCTTTTTTAAGCACGGATTTCATTAGTGGAATAATATTTCGAGCAATATTTTTATTATATCCCTTGATGGCTGAACGGGATTCGTCGCCAAAGCCTTTTTGTGAACTCAAGGATTTTGAAAGATATGGATCGACGAATTGGTCTAGTTGTGCTTCTACCAATTATTATCGTATCAGGTGGATTGGTTTTTTACGGCCTACAAGATGTGAACACTGGCGATACCGTGTCTTTCTCGATCCAAGATCGTACAGTTGACGATTTTGGATACGTGCTTCAGTATGACGCCTACCAGACTCGGAAAGGGGCAATCTCTGCTCTTACAGAGAGCAAGTATGATCTATTGGTCATGGACGGATATTATCAAGATGATGCATGGACAACTGAAGAGATCCAGACTATTTCGAATGGTACCGATGAGACCAGCACGAAGATTCTTTTGTGTTACATGAGTATTGGCGAGGCTGAGGACTATCGTCAATATTGGAACGAGTCATGGGACGCTGATCATAATGGTGTGCCTGATGCAGGTGCTCCCGATTGGTTGGATAGTGAGAATCCCGACTGGCCCGGGAATTACAAGGTTCATTATTGGGACTCGGATTGGCAACGGATTATCTTTGGGACAAATGATTCGTATCTTGACCAGATCATTGCACAGGGCTTTGACGGTGTGTATCTGGACATCATAGATGCCTACGAATTTTATGAGGACCAGGGTGTCGAGCAGGCGGCTCAGCTGATGGTGGATTTTGTTGCCGCTCTCTCACACTATGCTAAGACTGCACGTTCTGATTTTCTGATCGTTCCTCAGAATGGTGAACATCTGGCAACTTGTATTCCCGAGTATCTGGGATATGTTGACGGTATCGGGCGCGAAGATGTCTTTACCATGGATGACGAAGCGACCAGTGCAGCCTCACGCAACCAGACCATTACAGATCTGAATCTCTTTCTCACTGCAGGGAAGTTTGTTCTTATCGTTGAGTATCCGACCACTGCTCCACTGATCACCGAATGCTACGAGACCGCTCAAAGAAATGGATTCCTGTGTTATGTTGGTCCAAGGGATCTTGATGGACTACACGTGAATGCGGGTCATGCGCCTGATTGATGGGTCTTTTGTAGATGTGACAAGGGGCTATGCGTCCATTTTAAATCGAAGGGGACTGTGCAACGAATGGGTCTAAATCATGAAGGTCACAAAGGCTATCGTGCGGCCGCCCTCTGCAGCCTTTACGGGCTGCATCTCGGAGCATCCTCTTCATCATACTGTGAACCTGGAGAGGGCACTACAGCAACACGCCCAGTATGTCACGACCTTAGAAGAGCTAGGTCTCGAAGTGATCGTCTTAGAACCACAACCAAGTCTTCCAGATGCTTGTTTTGTTGAGGATACAGCAGTGGTCTACGGGAATCGTGCTTTTATCACTCGTCCGAAACCGCAATCCCGTCGAGACGAAATTTCCACTGTGAGACCTGTGCTTGAGCAGTACTTTGACTGTGAAGTGGCAGAGGCGCCTGCAACAATTGAAGGTGGTGATGTGATTCATCTCGCTCATCGTCTGATCTCGGGGCTCTCTCAACGTACAAATCAACAAGGTGTGATGCAGATGAGTTCATGGTTAGGCGTGCCTGTTGATACGATTGAGGCGCCTCAGATCATGCATTTGAAATCATATCTGACTGCCATTGATGACACGACCTTTGTGGGGACTGGCAGGTTTCTTGACCATCCAGTTGTTCAGGATGCGAAAGTGATCTACGTTCCTGATAGCGAACATTATGCTGCTAACACGTTGATGATTAATGGGCGAGTGCTTCTTCCAGCAGGGCATCCAATCACAGCGGAATCGATTACGCGAGCAGGATACGAGGTAATAGAATTAAACATGAGCGAGTTTCAGAAATGTGATGGTGCCCTAACATGTCTCTCCATAACTTTTTAATTGGAATAATCACTAACCAATAGGTTTTTTGAACGCAAAACTGGCTTGATATTTGTGAAAAAAATGAGTTATGGATTTAATTCTTTTCTTTCCCGATTACGTTTCTGCAACGACTTATATACTGCGAGTACATCACTGTTGATTCACACTTGTCTTCATGCAAGTGATAAAATGAACGCGTGGAGGAATGTAATCTGCCTAGTAAACAAATTACCGCCATCGTGGTCATTGTAATCATTGCCATTGCAGGCGTTGGTATTTGGTACGCTACTCAAATGCCCGCCCAGGCCAAGGACACTCTCATAATGGGAACAACAGATTCCGTTGAGGTTAACTTGGACAATGCACGATCATATGACTACTTTGGTTGGGAAATCATAACTGCCCTGAGTTCGGGGTTGGTTGAAATCAAACCGGGTTCAAGTGCTGGACCAAATGACATACAACCTGCTCTTGCAGAGAGTTGGGAACAGAGTTCTGATGGTCTGACTTGGACGTTCACGCTACGTCAGGGTGTAACCTTTGATGGAGCGCGTCCGTTCAATGCATCAGTTGTCAAGTACACCTTTGACCGGAACTGTAACCTCACAGGCAATGGTCTATGGGAGCCTGATGGTCCACAATTGAACATTGGTTATGACTCAATTATCTCCAGTGTTGAGGTAGTTAGTACCTACGTGGTCGCATTTCATCTCAAGATGAAGTTTGCACCATTTTTGCAGCTTATGTCTTGTGCAGCATCCTACATGGTGGATCCAAAGTATGCACCAATGGACCAACTTGTTAACTACAAATCAGGTGATGCACGTGCAAGTCATCCGCTAGGACTTGGTCCGTACATTCTCACCAACTGGACTAGAACTGGATCGCACGACTCAGAGATGAGACTTGAGGCGAACCCATACTACTGGAATAAAGATGCTGGTCTTCCAAAGACAAAGACGATCATCATTAAGATGTTCAGTGATTCAACTGCATTGGGCACTGCAATCTCTTCAGGCCAAATTGACATTGCCTACCGACAGCTGACAGCAGCACAGGTGAACAGCTTCAAGAACAACGCAAAACTGCGTGTGTGGGAAGGTATTGGCGCTCAGATCCAATACATGTGCTTCCAGCAGAGAATTGCACCCTTCAACAATACTGAGGTCAGGAGGGCAATCGCTGCTGCTCTGAACAGGACTCACGTCACTGAGACCGTGTTCTTGAATATGGCTTCGCCATTGTATAGCATCATTCCTGCTGGAATGGCATACCACAAAGATTCGTTCAAGATCTATGGTGATGCCAACTACAGCTACACCCAGACGACCTTGGCAAAGTATGGATATACCTCATCGCACAAGCTCGTGGTTGATCTTTGGTACGAATCTAGTGGTCACTATCCTGAGAGTGCTAAGCAGGCAGCTGTCTACAAGAGTGATCTTGAGGCCAGCGGCGTCATAGAGGTCAATCTCCATTCAGCAGAATGGGGGACCTACGCAGCTAACCGGCGCGCAGGGACGATGGCAGTCTACATCTATGGTTGGTACCCCGACTACATTGATGCAGACAACTATGCATTTCTGCCATTTGCCTCTTGGATTAACATGGGCTACAACAGCACATACCCTGCTGGTGGTGTCCAACAGTACAACTTGTGGATGCAAGGTCGCAGTGCAGCGACTGATGCTGCGCGACAGGATGCATACTATCAGTTGCAGGATCTTCAGGCACAAGAGTGCTCGGTGATTCCGCTCTGGCAGAGTCAGACTACCGCAGTCACATCGACCAGTGTACACGGTGTCGTTCTCGACATTACTGTGAACTGGAGACATTGGCTGCTGTACTGGGGTGCACCTGCTACTACTGGGCCATAAACTCAGAAACTGGGTCTTTTTGGGGAATTCTTGGTAATTCCCCTTCTAAGACCCTTTTATATTATTTAGAAAATTGATGATTAATATATGGAAGGTTGATATCAGATGACACTTAGATCATACGTTGTCGGAAGGGTACTGTTAACAATCCCGATGATTGTCTTATTGTTCACATTTGTATTTCTCATCTTACGATTATTGCCGGGAGATCCGGTACTTCTGCATTTCGAGAAACCACCCGATCCCGCAACAATCGAATTATACAGGCATCAATTGGGATTAGATAAACCGCTGTACCAACAATATATTGACTATTTGATCGGCATATTTCATGGTGATTTTGGCAAATCTATGACTGGTGATTTCGAGCCAGTCAGTTATCAGATACAGGCCCGTTTTCCTGCGACTCTCGAGTTAACTATCTACTCTATGATATTTGCAGTTGTTGTTGGCGTATTTCTTGGTGTGCGTTCAGCAAAGACTTATGGTTCATTGCAAGATAATACAATTCGTATTTTTGGAACCATCACTTATGCAATTCCAGTGTTCTTCTTGGGGATGATTTTGCAGTTTATCTTTGCGATTTGGCTTGGAGTGCTTCCGCCCCTTGGTCGATTTGATATTGGACAGGCACCGCCTCATGTCACAGGTCTCTATACCATAGATAGTATTCTAGCAGGCGATCTTTATTCGTTTGTTACCGCTGTGAGATATCTTATCCTTCCTACTATCACTCTAGGTACCGTTCTTTGTGGTATTTTTATTAGATTAACTCGAACTAATATGTTGGAAACACTGAAACTTGATTTTGTGGATGCTGCGAAAGCACGAGGGCTTTCGGATAATGCCATTACATACCGCTATGCTCTCAAGAATGCGTTCTTGCCGATTCTTACCATGATTGGTCTACAGTTCGCCGCGCTTCTTGCTGGTGCAGTACTTACAGAAATCACTTTTAGCTGGGAAGGCCTTGGATCATTTCTTTTTGAGAAGATCTCTCAACGAGACTACACTGCCATTCAAGGGACTGTTGTATTTTTTGGCATACTTGTGACAATGGTCACATTGGTACTTGATTTGTTGTACGCATATCTGGATCCACGGATCCGATTCTAAGGAGGTCTAAATCAAATGGCGAAAAAATTAGTCAGTGGAATATTTTATAGTCTTGATGCGGCAGAAGGTACTTTCGCTGAAAAGTCTCGTAAGTGGCAAATTTTGGTCGTTTTGGCCATAATATTTGCTCTGATCGTTTTTTCAGGACTGATCTATCTTGCCTCTTTCTCACACAGTGGAATTGGACTTCCTGTGGTTGGAGCAACATTTGGTGCAGGGATTCTCATCTACATATTTAGGCGCATGGACTCTTTCTTCTTGAAGATAGAGCGAATTACAGCCAAGAATCTCACATTCTTTTACCTTGGGCTATCAGGTCTATTCTTGTTATTAGTTGGAGTGGTTGCATTTCTAGTGCTTCCTGTTGAAGGGTCCACCCTTCCTCTTGCCCTCATAATAGGGTCTCTAATGATTACAGCATATTTGTTTTTAATATTCGAGGTTTACCCTATACTGCAAGATCGTGGGGCTCCCGGACTAATAACAATGGCTGGATTAATTATCGTGTTCGCAATCGTCTATATGACAGCGATCTCGAAGTACATTGTGCCATATGACCCATTTACGTTGAATGTCGGACCTACTACCAGTCCGCCAACTTCGGAATTTATTTTCGGTACAACCGAACTGGGTCAGGACATGCTTAGCCGTGTCATAGCTGGCGGAGCAAATATGTTGCAGGTTGCCGTTCTTTCTGTAACTGTTTGTTTTTCAATAGGTGTTCCTATCGGTCTTATTGCTTCATATTATGGTGGGATTATAGACCGTGGGACTTCGTTGGTCATGGATAGTATTTTTGCACTACCGGGTCTGATCCTTGCGATTGCTCTTGCTGCAATGTTGGGGCCGGGGATTGTCAATATGGCTATGGCTATCGCAGTGATTTACATACCCTCGTATTTCAGAGTTGTACGAAGCCAAGTCTTAACAGTCAAAGAATTACCCTACGTGGAAGCTGCGATTGTGCTGGGTGCAAGAAACAGAGACATTCTCATTCGCTATATCTTGCCCAATGTCCTTCCATCAGCTGTTGTTGTTATGACTATCAATTTTGCAGATGCAGTTCTTACGGCAGCAGGTCTGACCTTTGTCGGACTTGGTTTTGGTATAGATGTTCCAGACTGGGGCTATGACCTCTCCAGTGGCCGGCCAATTCTTCTGCAAGTTGGTGCTTGGTGGGTGATCACGTTTCCGGGTCTAATGATCGTTCTACTTGCGATAGGATTTACCCTGACCGGAGAAGGTCTCAACGAGTTGTTGACACCAAAGTTGCAGGAGTGATGATTATGGGTGACTTGGTAACAATCGAAAATCTTTCAGTAGAATACAAAACGAGACGCGGAATCGCGCGTGCAGTAGATAATATTTCTTTATCTATTGCAGAGAATACTACACTTGGACTTGCAGGTGAGAGCGGTTGCGGAAAATCCACCTTAGGGCGATCGATAATCGGACTCGTACCGTATCCGGGTGAGATTGTTGGCGGTCGGATATTCTTTGACGTCGCCGAGCCACATGCATATGAAGGTGGTGAGATTCCGGCCGGAAAGATTGATCTTGTTGGTCTTTCGCCCGAAGAGATGAATGTGCTTCGTGGTGAAGAGATTGCATACATCTTTCAAGACCCAATGACTTCACTCAACCCACTGATGACCATTGGTGCACATTTCACCGAATTGATCCGTACGCATCATCCTGAGATCTCAAAGGAGGATGCTTTGGAACGTGCCGCTGAGGTCCTAGACGCACTTGGGATACTTCCCGAGCGGATGAGTGATTATCCTCACCAGTTCAGTGGTGGAATGCGACAGCGGGTAATGATCGGTCTTGGTCTTGCTTTGAAACCAAAGCTGCTGATCGCAGATGAGCCAACAACGTCACTGGATGTTATCGTTGAGGCTCAGATCATGAAAGAGATGACTCAGTTGAAGGACAAATTCAACCTCACCATGGTTCTGATCACTCATAATCTTGGTGTGCTGGCCCAACATGCGGATAATATTGCTATTGTCTATGCTGGGAGGTTGATGGAACTGGCCTCGACTGATAGTCTATTTGAATCGCCACAGCATCCATACACGCAGGCGTTACTTCAAGCTGTTCCTGATGTTCGCAAGCCTGACAAGACGCTGGCATGGATTCCTGGAAGTCCCCCAGATCTCACCGAACCGATGACTGGATGCATGTTCCGTCCGCGTTGTCCACATGCAAAAGAGATCTGTAAGACAGTGCAGCCTCCTCTTATTGAGCGTGATGGTGGAGGATATGTAGCCTGTCATTTATACTCGGAGGGAACGCAATAATGACAGTACCATTAATTCGTGTAGAAAAACTCAAGAAGTATTTCCCTGTGCAGAAGGGGTTTTTGGACGCTCTACTGACAAGAAATAAGCAGTTTGTCCGGGCTGTCGATGATATTTCCTTTGAGATCCAAAAGGGTGAGGTGCTTGGACTTGCTGGTGAGTCTGGTTCTGGTAAGACAACGACCGGTCGTCTTTGCGTCCGTCTTATTGAACCAACTGATGGTCACATCTATTTCAAAGGACGTGACATAGCTCAGATCAAAGGCAGCGCCCTGCGAATGCTTCGGAGGAAGATCCAGTTTACCTTTCAGGATCCTACGTCGTCGCTTAATCCGCGAATGACAATTGGTCAAGCCATTGCTGATGCATTGCGCCTTCAAGGAATTGGAAGCCCTTCGGACAGGCGAACCGCAGTCGAGGAGGTTCTTGAACGAGTAGGTCTGGCACCAGCCTCTACGTATTATGATCGACTTCCACATCAATTGAGTGGGGGTCAGAAGCAGCGTGTTGTATTTGGGAGAGCCATTATTCTTGGACCCGAGTTTATTGTGACTGATGAACCTGTGGCCATGGTTGATGTGTCGATTAAGGCCCAGCTCCTAGAGCTGATGATGGACTTGAAAAAGGCGTACGACCTCACATACCTGTTCATCTCTCACGATCTCTCTACGGCTCGCCATGTCTGTGATCGGATTGCTATCATGTACCTTGGTAAGATCATCGAGCTTGCAAGTGCTGATGTGATCTATGAAGAGGCATTGCATCCTTACACAGTTGGTCTCATGGGTGCGATTCCTATTCCCGATCCTAAAGCCGAGATGCCTGAAGCAGTACCCCAGGGTGAGATCCCAAGTCCGATCAATCCTCCTTCGGGTTGTCGTTTTCATCCCCGGTGTCCTAAGGCCATGGATATCTGCTCTAAGGTCGAGCCTGAGCTTGTGGATGTGGGGAATGGCCACATGGTCGCGTGTCATCTCTACGACAAATGAGTTGATGTCTTTTGTTACTGGTCCCTTATGGGACCACCCATTTATTTTTACTTAAATTGCTTCTCGATCCGAGTGGGTAATGATCCGTGTCTTGGTGCTCCGTCCAATGCATACTATAATAAGGGAAGAAGTACCAATTGATGTTGCAGGCAACACAACCACAACGCGATTTCCGAGACAGAGTTTAGTGAGGGAGACTACCCAACAACCAACATCCGCCAAAGAACACGCTAGTTTTGGAGACCTGCATATTCGCATAGCGAGTGTATTCGAAATGAGTTACGACAGAGAGCCTGTTGAGGCTACAGTGGCCGAGTTGCGGCCGAGAATGAAGAACGTCACCATTAGTTTCAAAGTTGTTGAGCTAGGTGAGGAACGCGAGGTATCATCGCGTCGAGATATGGAAACACACCGCGTATTGGACGCAACAGTCGGTGATTCCACTGGCACTGTTCAAGTACCATTGTGGGACGACACTATCGATCAGGTTCAAGAAGGACAGACCTACACACTGACCAACGGTTACACCGGACTTTTCCGAGGCAACCTGCGACTCAATGTTGGTAGGTACGGCAAACTCGAAGAGGCTGAGAGCCCAATCGAGGAAGTCAATACTGAAGTGGATATGTCTGCTGAAGAGCATGAAGATGATCGTCGTCGACGCCGAGATTATGGCGGTGGTGGCGGTAGCTACGGTGGTCGCAGTGGCGGCTATGGTGGCGGTGGCTACGGTGGTCGCAGTGGCGGTGGTTACAGCCGAGGCGGTCAGCGAGGTCGCAGTAGCGGCCGAGGCCGACGTTACTAGACTAAGTATTCTAAACTATACTTGAAATCGGTGCGGGCTCTTGCCCGTCACCCGACTTTGTTTTTTTCCTCTCTCTTTAAACTAATAATTTTCCCGAATTATACTTTTATTATGACCATATTACTGATAAGACTCGACACGTTGTTGTGTTTGACAAGTGAGAACAAAATGACATTCGTATTGCACGAGATCGGTCTGGTCAGAAAAACGCAGGGGCGCCTTCCTCAGATAGTGATCCACCAGAGTTTTTGCGAGGCGCTTCTAAATGTTGACAGGTTCTCGCATATCATCGTCCTGTGGTGGATCTCAGGTCGTGACACAGATGATGATCGTTCGACTCTTGTTGTTACTCCGATAGGTGGTCGTATTCCTGAACGCTCTGGTGTCTTCTCGTGTAGGTCTCCATCACGTCCTAATCCGATCGGTCATTCGATCGTTCAAGTCGTGTCAGTAGATATGGCCGCGTGCACCATTGTCGTGGACCAGATCGATGCAAATGATGGCACCCCCATTTTAGACATTAAACCCTATCTTCCCTCCTCGGATCGAGTGGAGAATGCAGTTGTTGCGCCATGGTTTTCTGATTTAGAACATCGATATGAATAGGTCATTAAGTCGGGTATTTGATTGTGTAACCATATTTTATGTATTGCAGTTTTTGAGACAATTCCAAAGCTCTTAAATCCCCGATTATTCCAGATTAATTCGGGTTTAGGGAGTCCCGATAGTGCGGGAAAACAAACCATTGTTCCAAAGTGCGTGAGGCCAGTGAATCATCATACTAGAGAGGCATCCCCAGACAGTCGGCTCACATCAGACGAATCCAGAGGCGGTCTTGCAGTC from Candidatus Thorarchaeota archaeon includes the following:
- the tsaA gene encoding tRNA (N6-threonylcarbamoyladenosine(37)-N6)-methyltransferase TrmO, coding for MTFVLHEIGLVRKTQGRLPQIVIHQSFCEALLNVDRFSHIIVLWWISGRDTDDDRSTLVVTPIGGRIPERSGVFSCRSPSRPNPIGHSIVQVVSVDMAACTIVVDQIDANDGTPILDIKPYLPSSDRVENAVVAPWFSDLEHRYE
- a CDS encoding ABC transporter ATP-binding protein — its product is MTVPLIRVEKLKKYFPVQKGFLDALLTRNKQFVRAVDDISFEIQKGEVLGLAGESGSGKTTTGRLCVRLIEPTDGHIYFKGRDIAQIKGSALRMLRRKIQFTFQDPTSSLNPRMTIGQAIADALRLQGIGSPSDRRTAVEEVLERVGLAPASTYYDRLPHQLSGGQKQRVVFGRAIILGPEFIVTDEPVAMVDVSIKAQLLELMMDLKKAYDLTYLFISHDLSTARHVCDRIAIMYLGKIIELASADVIYEEALHPYTVGLMGAIPIPDPKAEMPEAVPQGEIPSPINPPSGCRFHPRCPKAMDICSKVEPELVDVGNGHMVACHLYDK